The DNA window tgttaaaaaaaatatgttgttgaaaaggaaagaaaaataaaaagaaaaacacaaaaaggaaaaaatttttGCAATTAATGGTGAaattgtgaagaaattgaaagaaaatggttgaaattgTCTACAAATTTAATAGTGAAAAGccaatgatcaaattgaaagagAAGATGAAGTTAAGAGATAAGAAAAATACGTTAGGAATATTGaaattatgaagaaattaagagaaaggagtgaaattgactaaaaaataaaaactggaaAGCCaatgattgttttgaaaaatatcaaaattaaacatgtagggaccttttttaattaattagggatgaaattgaaagaagtcTTGAGAAAAAGGTCGAAATTGaccgaaaataaaaaatatgaaaaaaagacaatgatcaaaatgaaaaaaagaggaaaacttGGAGGatcatttaaaaagataaaaaaatccttttaactaaatgacattgttttttaaaaaactaagttaaaaCAATCTGCATTAGTAAAACAACCCCTATTCTTCCTTGTGCATGCATGACTAAAAAAGGCatgaatttcttttgtttttttattaacgcgggtgtccgggctagcttacacgcacctcgactaatcccacgggcctgaagttaacgaccatataagtctccagtggccctgaggtttgtgagactcgaactagtgacctcTAGGGAGCAAACTTAAGACATAACCAATTGAccaattgaatttcttttgttttgcatgGCTTTTAACTTGCCTTTAGACactcatttctctctcctcacTATCCAAACAACGTGTCATTCTCCTCCCCTGCATACTTATCCATgtttaaccaaaatcaaactcaGTTGTCGCGGTCTCGATTGAAAACTGAGTTTGATTATCGCGGTCTCGGACAAATGTTTCAACATTTGGCAggtgtttaattttatgagcatctatttttgttgttgtataaataaataaaaaaattcagaaaaatattaaacctgATGTTATGCATGACTCGAACCGCAAGTTTAACTAGTTTActcaagtctctctctctctcttttttttaatatttttttcaattttttctttcaacattaaattgatcaaGAATAAAACTTCATAATCtatttcgatttgttttttataaaattatcatggtctcatcaTTTATGCCACGAATTTACTTGAGTCGATTTAATATGCTttagtcttaatatttttttttaaaaaatatcatttgatatattacaatatcaatatttttttaaaaaatctcatctaatatatattaaaataacataaaatttgaatttatggtTAAAAAATTCTGCTAAGAGATGCTCAAATACGTTTTGTacgtttaaaaataatttaattcaattcattaTATAGCGTGGAAGAATGATCTAGTGCAAGACTAAAAAGACACGACAGAGCTGAACAGTAATACCTACTCGAAGTGGATTTGTTCCACTTTAGCTTACCAAAAACAACGTGCATCGATCATAGCAGGAGGTTGGATGATTGAAACATTCGTTCAGTAGTTAAGGCAATATCCTAATAGGATGTCATCATTCTCTTCCGAAAATATAGCTGccggtgtgtgtgtgtgtgtgtgtgtgtgagagagagagagagagagagagagagagagagagagagagagagagaatacaTTTTTTATGCAATGCTCAATGCTAAGTTGGATATGCTAAAAGTAGCAGAGGTAGCTTAACCAGATAATAAGataatatgtttaattttggACATTTCAGTCCAACCACTCCCTCCGTCGAGGAGGAAATAATGGGTTTTGACTTCTAATTATATCTCCGTCAActgaaaacacaaataaataaaagaaacagtCAGGTTTGAGAGATAGAAGGGCAATTTTGGCCATGAGGAAAATATTAGTCATCGgaagaaataaagttttgtCGAAGACATCAGACAATGACGTACTACTTGAGAAGAACAAGTGGTTCACCAACACAGCATGTTTTAGATTACCACTGATCCCATTTTGGCTTATCGAATTAAGTGGAATATCAGATTACTACGGGATTGTATGGAAACGtgatttagtttatattttttaaattttttttttttttattaaaaatttaatttttttatatttttatatcattttaatatgctgattttaaaaataatttttaaaaaataaaaaaattattattttgatgcatttctaagtaaaaaatactttgaaccgcaaacacaatttcaaatctTACCGGtcaaattaaaccttaaaaaaaggGTTCAATATCATCACTTCTTTCGACACTTCTTGCATTCCTCTGTCGAACACTCCTTCctgaacaaaacaaagaaacattTGAAGATGCTGGATTTTCGGGGGTTGGTGTGATTGTTAAGAAGAACAGAGCCACCAGCTGCAACATGCAGGGCTACTACATTTGGGATAGATCGATAGTCACCACGTAACCTGTTCAAATGATATCACCAAATTAGCTATTAATTTAGTGTTTAGCTACCTGTACCATGTATGGAGATTTGGTGGGTGTAATCAGCAATCACTTTatccaaaaccaaaattatgactttaatattaacatgtttatatacacacacacacacacacacacacatgattAGTGATTCATATGCGTTATGGATAATTGgaacaatatttaattaatagacAAAAAAGGGGTTAACCAAATCCAATTCAACCCATAATCCACATCTTAATCCGTTTAATAACTCAAATACCCTTCAACATATATCTCAAaactacatgaaaaaaaatcatccccTGACTGCTGGGCATTCAAAGTTATGAAATGTACAAATATATCAGATACATAAATTGAATCTATTATGTAAAGGAAattaatggatttgttttcgTCTTTGACCCAAATTTGAAATGAGGAACGGGATTTCAGAACAAGTAATTTAACACAACAATAAGTAAGGGAGTCTTCAATAAAgccattttaatttctaatcaattaatacgctcttctttaaaaaaaaagaagaagaagaagaagacagcaACTGTATAGTTCAATAatatcaaaggtaaaccatctaggtggtggcccagtgataagagtttgggaccaagaggtttgctccttcTCACTACaaaatttaacagttttaccgacggaatttttccgtcggtgtaagacacatattccatcggtaattatattaccgacggaatcaaagacggaaatgatccgtcggtgaatcgttcgtcggtaatgttttgtccgtcggtaaatccgttggtaatataattaccgacggatttactgacggaacagacgcgtcggtaataatttttttattaccaacggaattaccgagggatttaccgacggaaattccgtcggtaattattgaaaaacatttaaaaaaaattcattttataaaattataaaataattaaattaacataaattaacactgtataatatatactcaaaatgcttggaaaaaagaataagaaaatcaattcaaacaaatttgcaacaaataaataaaataaaaaaattaattcaactaaaaaattaattcatatgaaaaaaatgaagttgcaattgctaaaaatttaaaaatcctataaataaatctactaaaaattgatctcatatgaaaaaaaaatctcacaacaacatttatacaactattaagaacaaaaacaattaaaaataaaataaaaaacaaatatagtgaaaaaaatcatgaaaaaagaagaaaaaaaaatcttaccttaatgtagttgcaagtgaagctaaggagagaaaaaaaatttcattaagcatattaattaaaaaaaaaaaaaaatttcattaagcatattaattaaaaaaaaaactaagaggataaaagaagaaagaagaagaagacatacccaagcatggaggaaaagagaaggagatgaggagagaaaagaagagaaagaaatagataagaaatgatgttttttacataaagtgaagaagaagaagaagacataccttaatgatgttttttacatatagtgaagaagaaaaagaagaagaagaagaagtagaagaacaagaagaaaaagaagaagaagaagaataagaaacgggtctgtctcttgtgaaataagggcagACTTTTTATTGGGacgctttaccgacggatttaccgacggataattaaatattaatattttttaattattccgtcggtaattccatcggtaatatttaatttaaatttttaatttcgtaaatttttttcagaaaccgccaaaaaagtactgacgatttttcaatccgtcggtgattccgtctgtaatatttaaatgaaaattttaaattaattgatttttttcagaaaaccgccaaataacaccgacgacttttcaatccgtcggtgatttactctctggaaaataccgacggaattttccgtcggtgattccctttgtaattaacatgatgaacagtgttcacaatttaccaacaaatttaccgacggaattaccgacggaacaaattccgtcggtaagtccgttggtaaaaatgacacgtcattatttttttttgctttgttttaattttttttcccacggtaattccctcggtatataccgagggaatatttccgtcggtaaaatccctcggaaatttaccgacggaaatattccctcggtatttccgtttgtatttatcaattttctggtagtgtctgtggtctcaggttcaagccctgtggttgctcatatgatgaccactggaggcttacatggtcgttaacttcagggcccgtgggattagtcgaggtgcacgcaagctggcccggacacccacgttaaactaaaaattaatatcaaatgtAAAAGCTTGCATGGTTCCCTTCTGAATTCTACCACCAcatttataaaacatatataaaaaaaaacaaaaaacgttAGGGTATATGTATTAAAAGATGATCAAAGAGCtagggtttaatatttttttacccagGCATCTTATCTTTTATTAGTTGGACGAGGTCTATATATGCAATAATTGATACAGTAAATCTACACTGCAATTTTTGTCAAGCTCATGCGATATATGGATTTGCCACTCGTTCTTCCTCAATTAGAACtctaattgaagaaaaacattttattaaaatggaAGGTCTCTTTAAGAGTTGAATGAAGAAAAGGGTTAGGTAGTAGTgatatatgataattttttaaaaataaaaaatagtaagaattaatatatttccaaataaccCGTGCAAATTAAGTTATTAGGCAAAGTATTTTGTTTAATGACGAGCAATAAGAAGCAGCTCTAGGTGGTCAGATTAGTAAATTGATACCGCAGAGTCCCAGGCGAATACGATAAATGTTTAGAAAGCGACGTGGTTTTCTGCTTAAATCTAGTACGAAATTAAGGGTCAGATAAAGCAATTGAAAGACGCAAACCAGACGCTTACAGGAACAGTACCCTTTACAGCAAGTTAAAAACGTCTTCGTTTCGTGAAAATCCCTTGGAAGATGTTTTGCAAGCGTTGAAGAAGAGAGTGATTATTATCTAGTCAAGAGGTCCCccaatctatcattttttttcttcttgttttaccATTTCCTCTAGTCTTACCACGTAATAATTTAGTTGTGTTGCAGGTCAGAAGTTGGAGCTTAAAAGCCTCCTCCTCTCCGCttcagaacaagaaagaaactgAAATAACAAGCCAAGCCAAAGCCTGAAGCCTCCCTTTGCTTCCCCCTCCCTATCTGTCAAACCTTCTGCTTTCAATGGCTGGTATTGAAGATGGAGAAGTTGTGCTGGAAGAAGCAATTTCATGGCTTCCTTCTCATATTGTTCTAGATCACGAGGCTTTATGGGACTCCAAGGTATATCAgtactatatatatagatattgttTTATTGATAAACCTTCCAACCGGAAAACACCCCAATGAATCGCAAGTTCTAGTGCTTCtggttttatttctttgtcTGTCTTTTTGGTCCCTTTTGGTTCTAGTTTTGAAAATCTCAGGGCCATGTTTTGTTTTAGGATTATGTGAGGCACCAACCGCATCACCACCATCAATATCGCAGTCTTCCTAGATTGCCTCTAGACCAGCATCCACAGGTACAACACACTGCTTTACTGTAGCTTCAACTTCTTccagaactcttttttttttggtattttcgtTTATTAacactgtttatatatatatatatatatatatatatataaattagtaaaataacacagtttaaatatttttatgaaataaaacattatgtatttttagaataatttttatgaaatatcaTAATTTGTGCATCTAAAATATCATGGTTTACAATTTGAACAGTAGTGATTAAAAAACATGACGTTTTACTTTtaagaaacaagaaatataaGGAAATTATGAAATagactgagaaaaaaaaaatcagtgtgTTGTAATACTTTAAACGAGAcaaatataataacattaaaaaaaaaattattaaggtattgttttttttttgataggaagtggtttcttgaaaattattttttaaattttttcgtatttgtttgtcattaaattgattaataaaaatatttttcagtcaaataaaattttgacttggttccaataaaatatttttagatggaaaatgctttttataaattgtgaaaatttagaaatatcttgttatttattgattatatcaaatttaattttttaattttttattgttatatattttattttgattttttttttactttcatccctaaaaatttaatttttatatcaactttaagttttatttttatatgattgttatttgtttttctcttattatttttttaattaaaattttttatctatcaaatttgattcttattttttttattgttatttattttatttgaaataatttataaaattgtaattttttttaattttatcatctttcaacttttttatctgttagatttgatctctattattttgattgttatttattttgtttgagataatttatgaaattaatttttttttcaattttattatctttcaactttttaatttgtaagatttattttttattattttaataaattttttaaaaaatattaacaatttattttccaatttattttatgtgacagtcaaacgaaaaatattttttaatttatttcttataatattatcaaatattaaaaaataatttattttttaataatttttttatataaacattacttttaaaaaaattatttttcaactggAATAACAGTGACTGGAATATATTTTCATTcgaaaaataaataagcaattacaataaaaagcgagaagaagaaaggaatatAAGGTGGAGAGATTAGATGGAAAGTAGACATAGATGATGATGTATCAGTTCTTGTACGCATGCATGCAAACTAAAGCAGAGATGGGACATACCATCAATACAAAGTTAAAGTTGAAGTCCTTGCTTGCAAGTGAAAACGTTGTACGAAAGCTGAGAGGTAAAGTGACAATAATGCCAACAATAGCCTCTTGTCGCCACATGTAATGCAGTGTTTGTTTTTCCTACccaatagtatttttaaaaatatttgattttttgattttaaattattttcctttacGTTTTTGGATGGTTTatgttaaaatgaattttaaaaaataaaataatattattttaatatatttctaaaaagaaaatattttaaaaaaccatggtAAAAAGATTTCTTTTGCGCACGGGATAAATATAGataatattttgttgaaaattgtGGGAAGAGGTTGAGAATATGGGATATGTTGAATAAAACTTTCCAGGTGCTGGGCTGCAGTTTGCCTTTGCTAATGGATTGGAACCCTTTCAAATTGTTACCATACGTGATATGGAGAAAGTTTTCTCAAAGCAATAATATCCATTTCGATCCTACGGACGGAGTTGCATTCCATTAATATATACATTGGATCAtatatttacaagttttttttttttttagaaatttgaaTAATTGATCATGTATTTAGAAAAACAcgtctcaaataatttttaatcattaaatgtttatttaataGCGTATTAgagattgctttttaaaatatttttttgtttataaatatattaaaaaaatattttttaattaattatcaaaccacgtcaaaacaatccaaaaacatctaaaaaatttaatttaaagctaaaaaaattaaatttttttaaaaacactgttATACCATAATAATGCCAAATAAAgccaaaaaagagaagaatttattaattagaagaaaCTTTAATTTGCAATAGAATAGCGTATAAATACTAAATGAGTACTGATAATAGTATAACATAAAATATCCAGCACATAGGAAGGCCTAAATAATTTTGTTGCACCAATTCTGATGAAATACTTGCAAGGATTACCGGGGGAATATTTTGAGTGATTTCGCTGCAGTTCTTTCTTTCCGTTCGCAATCGAAGTTTTGAATCAGAAACTAATGTTGCTAAATAGTATAGAAGTACTAGAGAGATGATAAATtacaaattgtttttccttttttagacTCGGTAATCAAAGTTTCTAACCAATGTGCTTATGTGATATCAGCGCACAAAACCCAGCCCAGGACCGAATTGCCGAGCAAAATACGCCACTAATTGGGCATCAGGGGGACCTGGAATGCAGGCTGTTTTCCTAGATTCTGGTAAAAAATCATCTGGGACTGGAGTTTTTCTTCCACAAGGGGCAGGCACCAACATGCAATCTAGGAAGAAGCCAGGTACGGCATCTTTTTGAATCTTCGATAGAATGATGCAAGTGTCTGATCCACAACCATGTCCACGTGTATGCGGGTACTTTTCACATAATCATTTTTAACAGTGAAGTTAAttgaaccacaaaaaaaaataaaaaaaaaaatggaaataacaaGGCAGGCAGGCAAGATAAACTGAACTTACATGTAAACCAAAATATCCTGCTAAAATGAAGAGGCACTGAAAATATCAGTACTGATCTGGTGTCTTTCATGATTGTGCAGCTTGCGCTCGTGTTCTCCTTCCTGCACGGGTTGTTCAAGCTCTTAATCTCAACGTGCATGAAATAGGCTTGCACATAACACGCCGGCAAGGTTAGGCTTATTCACTTTTGGTCCTTATCTTGTACATGTATCTTTTTGGCTTTATGATAGATTTGTTGCCGATAATTGTCTTATTGCCAGATGCCAAGAATAAATCGAAAGGCAGAGACTGCAAAtctttcaagaataaaaatagcaaGGATGTATCAACACAATGTAGTGTTGTATCAAATAACGAGAATTCGTCGCCAGCGACTTTTCTTCCCGAAGAGTGGACTTACTAATTCCCAAAGGGGCTGCCATACCACAGTGCATAAAAGCAAGAGCTCTCGTTATGTTGTGCAGTTAAATATCATGTACaatgtaaattaaataataataataataacagcaCTCTATCTCCTTTATTGTTTATCCAAATTCCAAATCTTCATCGGCATGAGACCGTTTTTATAGCTTGCATATGGGTAAAACATTTAATAGGATAGTTGATTCAgggtttaattttgaatttttttttccccaataaCACGAAGCAAGTTGCTAGTGGGTATTATAGGAGCATGCTATGATTTGATCATCTGATAAATGGAGAAGATCTAGTAAACAAAAAGGTCAAGAAAACAGTATAAAGCTAACATGCAGCTTTCTAGTAggataaaaatatcaaaggaAACTAACAGACATATATTGATAAATAGATCTATAGAAAAAATCGATCGTAGAGTCAAGGCTGGTGAATAAATAGGTCAGTTACTTACAAGCATTGCTGCATAGGTACATTGTAGTTAGCGTGAAGCATGATCAGAGGCGGCACAAGAAAATCTGCTCTTCACAATGATGAAAAGACTCATTCTTCAGTTGGGATCTTGGATGCGAGGCCCTTGACTACATGGCGACATTGAAACCTGCAAGAGAAACTCATGTCACTTTATGATGTTGAAATCTTGTGACTCATAAAATCTCATATGGCGTCAAGAAGCCAGCGACACAAACTGCGTCAATTCTCCCCAGCTTCTAGATTATAAAACTTGAACCATTATAACacattattatagaaaaaaagtcCCTTTTTTTTCTGGAATCGCAAAAGGCATAGACC is part of the Populus trichocarpa isolate Nisqually-1 chromosome 2, P.trichocarpa_v4.1, whole genome shotgun sequence genome and encodes:
- the LOC7468708 gene encoding uncharacterized protein LOC7468708, with protein sequence MAGIEDGEVVLEEAISWLPSHIVLDHEALWDSKDYVRHQPHHHHQYRSLPRLPLDQHPQRTKPSPGPNCRAKYATNWASGGPGMQAVFLDSGKKSSGTGVFLPQGAGTNMQSRKKPACARVLLPARVVQALNLNVHEIGLHITRRQDAKNKSKGRDCKSFKNKNSKDVSTQCSVVSNNENSSPATFLPEEWTY